Proteins from a single region of Methanotorris igneus Kol 5:
- a CDS encoding DUF356 domain-containing protein — protein sequence MVLLLIRGDNYEKIKNALADVDRHAELTIIGKPRIILPEAADEILKHILGEIKKPCKKACLAKIEESAPKAIDRIRKIHPPAHIVVLSERYEMYEDLLRDFPRMPVLKGYYKSKKDSKKIKKNKHKNT from the coding sequence ATGGTATTGTTGTTGATAAGAGGAGATAATTATGAAAAAATAAAAAATGCCTTAGCAGATGTCGATAGACATGCTGAATTAACCATTATTGGAAAACCAAGAATTATATTGCCAGAAGCAGCTGATGAGATATTAAAACACATTTTGGGAGAGATTAAAAAACCTTGTAAAAAAGCATGTCTTGCAAAAATTGAAGAAAGTGCTCCAAAGGCTATTGATAGAATAAGAAAAATTCATCCACCAGCACATATTGTTGTCCTCAGTGAAAGATATGAAATGTACGAAGATTTACTTAGAGACTTTCCAAGAATGCCTGTCTTAAAAGGTTATTATAAAAGCAAAAAAGACAGCAAAAAAATAAAGAAAAATAAACACAAAAACACATAA
- a CDS encoding RNA ligase partner protein, translating to MDILPRKQRFCLDTTALTDTSVREALGVKTITESTNKILDLIAKARMKLDISCHIPYPSVYNELIGFLERENCPKDIIVKVDTWLVKKTPNRYEIKIPSEIFYEYIKDLRERINKGMRISENAMYETALQTYNLSQSKELNREEVINQVLSKTINSFRNKYRSALRVGTLDSAPDLDVLLLAKELDAAVVASDEGVEKWAQRLGLRFVKARDFPFMLEEYLSHVK from the coding sequence GTGGATATATTGCCAAGAAAACAGAGATTTTGTTTAGATACAACGGCACTTACCGACACCTCAGTAAGAGAGGCGTTGGGAGTAAAGACAATCACCGAAAGCACAAATAAAATTCTTGATTTAATCGCTAAGGCAAGGATGAAATTAGATATCTCATGCCATATCCCATATCCGTCTGTATATAATGAATTAATCGGATTTTTAGAAAGAGAAAATTGTCCAAAGGATATAATAGTTAAAGTAGACACATGGTTAGTGAAAAAAACCCCAAACCGATACGAGATAAAGATACCTTCGGAAATATTCTATGAGTATATCAAAGATTTGAGGGAGAGAATAAACAAGGGTATGAGAATTAGCGAAAATGCAATGTATGAGACAGCACTACAAACCTACAACTTATCCCAATCAAAGGAACTAAACAGAGAAGAAGTAATTAATCAAGTTCTATCAAAAACAATAAATAGTTTCAGAAATAAATATAGAAGTGCATTGAGAGTAGGAACCTTAGATAGTGCTCCTGATTTAGATGTTCTTTTATTAGCAAAGGAGCTTGATGCTGCTGTTGTGGCAAGTGATGAGGGCGTTGAAAAATGGGCTCAAAGATTAGGGTTGAGATTCGTTAAAGCAAGGGATTTCCCGTTTATGCTTGAGGAATATTTAAGCCATGTCAAATAA
- the ribC gene encoding riboflavin synthase, with the protein MVIKVGIVDTTFARVDMASAAIKKLNELTSKIKIVRYTVPGIKDLPVACKKLIEEEGCEIVMALGMPGKAEKDKVCAHEASQGLMLAQLMTNKHIIEVFVHEDEAKDDKELEWLAKRRAEEHAENVYYLLFKPEYLRKNAGKGLRQGFEDAGPARL; encoded by the coding sequence ATGGTAATAAAAGTAGGTATTGTAGATACAACCTTTGCAAGGGTTGATATGGCTTCTGCAGCAATAAAAAAATTGAATGAATTGACATCAAAAATAAAGATAGTTAGATACACCGTTCCGGGAATAAAAGATCTGCCTGTGGCATGTAAGAAGTTGATTGAGGAGGAGGGTTGTGAAATCGTTATGGCTCTTGGAATGCCTGGAAAGGCAGAGAAGGATAAAGTTTGTGCTCATGAGGCATCTCAAGGGTTGATGTTAGCCCAGTTAATGACAAACAAACACATAATAGAGGTCTTTGTTCATGAAGATGAGGCAAAGGATGACAAAGAACTTGAATGGCTTGCAAAGAGGAGAGCAGAGGAGCATGCTGAAAATGTATATTACCTATTATTCAAACCAGAATATCTAAGGAAAAATGCTGGTAAGGGTTTAAGGCAAGGATTTGAGGATGCTGGGCCTGCAAGATTGTAA
- a CDS encoding DUF504 domain-containing protein gives MLKELINKILWHPKYNPEDFEIVYLHRGAENNKKVISMEKVISMDEVHIEGSFIVHDTTHIPFHRILEIRNKKTKEILFRKHDKDTNFVKEYENEDI, from the coding sequence ATGTTAAAAGAGCTTATAAATAAGATACTTTGGCATCCCAAATACAACCCAGAAGATTTTGAAATTGTTTATTTGCATAGGGGAGCGGAGAATAATAAGAAAGTTATATCTATGGAGAAAGTTATATCTATGGATGAAGTGCATATTGAGGGCTCTTTTATAGTTCATGATACAACCCACATTCCATTTCATAGAATTTTAGAAATTAGAAACAAAAAAACAAAGGAAATTTTATTCCGAAAGCATGATAAAGATACTAATTTTGTCAAAGAATATGAAAATGAAGATATTTAA
- a CDS encoding DUF354 domain-containing protein, giving the protein MDVWLDLTNAPHVHYFSQLIKKFEKEGIDYLITTRKSQNLEELLNIYGFEYICVGKHGESLKDKLIYSAERIIELTKIIDKEKPKVAIAKHSVELPRVAFGLSIPVVFIVDNEHAEAQNKLTLPLTDDIIIPIGTKKSKLKKQGGRNFTTFNGTCEVANVNSRLKGILPIDKDILKKLGIDNDNPTIVMRSRPNSSYCNGKKDIIPKIIEKLREKIDCNIVAFPRDEKQRKKYISLNAIVPNTIDAISLLYFADAMVGAGGTMNREAAVLGIPTVSCYPKELLGVDKYLIKMGKMTHMKNVNRIVNYVIENLGTKNKKNKNIELEDPTDLMFEKVCSYLKR; this is encoded by the coding sequence ATGGATGTGTGGTTGGATTTGACAAATGCACCTCATGTTCATTATTTTTCACAATTAATAAAGAAATTTGAAAAAGAAGGAATTGATTATCTAATAACTACAAGAAAATCTCAAAATTTGGAAGAATTACTAAACATTTATGGATTTGAATACATATGTGTTGGGAAACACGGAGAAAGCCTAAAAGATAAATTAATCTACTCTGCAGAGAGAATCATAGAACTCACCAAAATTATTGACAAAGAAAAGCCAAAGGTTGCAATAGCAAAGCACTCCGTTGAATTGCCACGTGTAGCCTTTGGGTTGAGCATTCCTGTGGTCTTTATTGTTGATAATGAGCATGCAGAAGCGCAAAATAAACTCACTCTCCCACTTACAGATGATATAATAATTCCAATAGGCACGAAAAAGAGTAAATTAAAAAAACAGGGAGGAAGAAACTTTACAACCTTCAATGGAACATGTGAGGTAGCAAATGTAAATTCACGATTAAAAGGAATACTGCCAATTGACAAGGACATATTAAAAAAATTAGGAATAGACAATGACAACCCAACAATAGTCATGAGGTCAAGGCCAAATTCATCATACTGCAATGGAAAAAAGGATATAATCCCAAAAATCATAGAAAAACTTAGAGAAAAGATTGATTGCAATATCGTGGCGTTTCCAAGGGATGAAAAGCAGAGGAAAAAATACATTTCACTAAATGCAATAGTTCCCAATACAATAGATGCTATTTCCCTCCTCTATTTTGCAGATGCCATGGTAGGAGCAGGAGGAACTATGAACAGAGAGGCGGCAGTTTTAGGGATTCCAACAGTCTCTTGTTATCCAAAGGAGTTACTTGGTGTTGATAAATATCTAATAAAGATGGGAAAAATGACTCACATGAAAAATGTAAATAGAATAGTTAACTATGTCATTGAAAATTTAGGTACTAAAAATAAAAAAAATAAAAATATTGAATTGGAAGATCCAACAGACCTGATGTTTGAAAAGGTGTGCAGTTATTTAAAAAGATAA
- a CDS encoding molybdopterin molybdotransferase MoeA encodes MGKMLKRLISYNKARDIVFNEWDKFLMDKIKIVPLLDALDKVSHEDIESPVDLPMFDRAAMDGYAVRAEDTFGASTTNPLILNLVDSEDIDEGECVKVFTGSKMPKNANAVVMKEYCNEEDDFVEIYKGVHPYENVSRTGEDVKRGDILLKKGEIISPYHIAILSSVGIKEIKVYDVNVGIIATGDELVDLEEVNNMEELKNKSKIINSNSLMLYALVKEAGLNPKIYGKIDDDKEKIKSAVKKAITENDIVITTGGTSVGDRDYIVEVINELGNIIIHGVQIRPGKPFGFGKINNKLIFMLSGYPVASAVQFELFIRSYFKKRKKIKLPLKRNIASELGRTDIVRVKIEDSEVEPLRITGSGVISSLTKADGYIIIPENVEGYEKGEYVEVYLF; translated from the coding sequence ATGGGTAAAATGCTTAAAAGATTAATTAGTTATAATAAAGCGAGAGATATAGTTTTTAACGAGTGGGATAAGTTTTTGATGGATAAAATTAAAATAGTTCCTTTATTGGATGCATTAGATAAAGTATCTCATGAAGATATAGAATCTCCAGTGGATTTACCCATGTTTGATAGGGCAGCTATGGATGGCTATGCAGTTAGAGCAGAAGACACCTTTGGGGCATCAACCACGAATCCTCTGATCTTAAATTTAGTTGATAGTGAGGATATTGATGAAGGAGAATGTGTAAAAGTATTCACTGGCTCAAAAATGCCTAAAAATGCAAATGCTGTTGTTATGAAAGAGTATTGTAATGAGGAAGATGATTTTGTTGAGATATATAAAGGTGTTCATCCATACGAAAATGTCTCAAGGACTGGGGAAGATGTCAAAAGAGGAGATATACTATTAAAAAAAGGAGAGATTATCTCTCCCTACCACATAGCGATCTTATCATCTGTTGGAATAAAAGAAATTAAGGTTTATGATGTAAATGTTGGAATCATAGCAACTGGAGATGAACTCGTTGATTTGGAAGAAGTTAACAATATGGAAGAGCTAAAAAATAAAAGTAAGATAATAAATTCAAATTCTTTAATGTTATATGCTTTGGTAAAAGAAGCTGGTTTAAACCCAAAAATTTATGGGAAAATAGATGATGATAAAGAGAAGATAAAATCAGCAGTAAAAAAAGCAATAACTGAAAATGATATTGTAATTACAACGGGAGGTACTTCGGTAGGAGATAGGGATTATATAGTAGAAGTGATTAATGAGTTAGGTAACATTATTATTCATGGTGTCCAAATACGACCTGGGAAACCTTTTGGATTTGGTAAAATAAACAACAAATTAATATTTATGCTTTCTGGGTATCCAGTAGCATCTGCTGTTCAATTTGAATTATTTATAAGAAGTTATTTCAAAAAAAGAAAGAAAATAAAACTTCCATTAAAAAGAAACATTGCATCTGAACTCGGTAGAACAGACATAGTTAGGGTCAAAATTGAAGATTCTGAAGTAGAGCCATTAAGAATCACTGGGAGTGGTGTTATCTCCTCATTAACGAAAGCGGATGGCTATATAATAATACCAGAGAACGTTGAAGGATATGAAAAAGGGGAATATGTTGAAGTTTATTTATTCTAA
- the hisB gene encoding imidazoleglycerol-phosphate dehydratase HisB — MRVVEVKRETNETKIELKINIDGTGKYDINTGIPFFDHVLSSFAKHGAFDLYIKVEGDLEVDDHHTVEDVGICLGMALDKIEKKNINRFGWAIVPMDEARAMVAIDLGGRPYVVDNYVPKRDKVGNLSTENVKHFFEALANNAKINIHFEVVGENEHHKIEALFKAFGVALDMATRIDERKGVVSTKGVI, encoded by the coding sequence ATGAGAGTTGTTGAGGTTAAAAGAGAAACAAATGAAACAAAAATTGAATTAAAAATTAACATCGATGGAACTGGGAAATATGATATAAATACAGGCATACCTTTTTTTGACCATGTTCTTTCTTCTTTTGCAAAACATGGAGCATTTGATTTGTATATTAAGGTAGAGGGTGATTTAGAAGTTGATGACCACCATACCGTTGAAGATGTGGGAATTTGCTTGGGGATGGCACTGGATAAAATTGAAAAAAAGAACATCAATAGGTTTGGATGGGCAATAGTGCCAATGGATGAAGCAAGAGCGATGGTTGCTATTGATTTGGGTGGAAGACCTTATGTAGTGGACAATTATGTCCCAAAGAGGGATAAAGTTGGGAATTTATCGACTGAAAATGTAAAACATTTCTTTGAGGCCTTAGCAAACAATGCAAAAATAAACATCCATTTTGAAGTTGTTGGAGAAAATGAGCATCATAAAATAGAAGCATTGTTTAAGGCGTTTGGTGTTGCTTTGGATATGGCTACAAGAATCGATGAAAGAAAGGGAGTTGTTAGCACAAAAGGAGTAATTTAA
- a CDS encoding DHH family phosphoesterase, which translates to MILIIGYGSFGRRVVNHAKTIDTVVVVDNKETVFDSVEQVDFKYIVGDATDVEVLKKAGIELADTIVILTNNPEINRKIAELVCELNPKAHKIVRGIPKYPDLYDELPIDRIIYPLESAAREVIKEIEKSKLKRKLFDLKNILIKAKRECLGSNNGEKEGNKEKDIAPLLIVTHNNPDPDAMASAMALKTIASKWDVEADIAYGGNIGFDENKAMINLLGIKMKHIRDVDLSKYCAIAVVDTSSSKNLPFDPETKEIDIVIDHHENGDLTARYMDVQSDVGATATILTEYLRELDISPSRDLATALFYAIASDTNYFKRKVTKKDFDAAGYLQGLIDAKTLQMIENPDMDTETMEVLAKAVLNRKIVKGNIALSYVGEISNRDALPRAADFLLRMEGITTTFVFGIVGDNIHISARTKDLRVDVGDILRKAFDGGGHQAAAAAYIPLGIFKAVSDKESLRKLVEEAIRTKIFEVMGIKEEEKQKTSE; encoded by the coding sequence ATGATACTAATTATAGGATATGGTTCTTTTGGGCGTAGGGTCGTAAATCATGCCAAAACTATCGATACTGTTGTAGTGGTTGATAATAAAGAGACAGTTTTTGATTCAGTTGAGCAGGTTGATTTTAAATATATTGTTGGAGATGCAACGGATGTAGAGGTTCTTAAGAAAGCAGGGATTGAGTTAGCAGATACTATAGTTATCTTAACGAATAATCCAGAAATCAATAGGAAAATAGCAGAATTGGTTTGTGAATTGAATCCAAAAGCCCACAAAATTGTAAGGGGGATTCCAAAATATCCTGACTTGTATGATGAGTTGCCAATTGATAGAATTATTTACCCATTAGAGAGTGCAGCAAGAGAGGTTATAAAAGAAATTGAAAAATCAAAATTAAAGAGGAAGTTGTTTGACCTGAAAAATATATTAATTAAAGCTAAGAGAGAATGTCTTGGATCAAATAATGGTGAAAAAGAAGGTAATAAGGAGAAAGATATAGCACCTCTCTTAATAGTCACACATAATAATCCCGACCCAGATGCTATGGCAAGTGCGATGGCATTGAAAACTATAGCTTCAAAATGGGATGTTGAGGCAGATATTGCATATGGAGGAAATATAGGGTTTGATGAAAATAAGGCAATGATAAACTTACTTGGTATAAAAATGAAACACATTAGGGACGTTGACTTAAGTAAGTATTGTGCTATAGCAGTGGTTGATACATCAAGTTCAAAAAATCTGCCATTTGACCCGGAAACAAAAGAAATTGATATTGTTATAGATCATCACGAAAATGGTGATTTAACTGCAAGATATATGGATGTTCAGTCAGATGTTGGGGCTACAGCAACAATTTTAACAGAATATTTGAGGGAACTTGACATATCCCCAAGCAGGGATTTAGCAACGGCGTTATTTTATGCAATAGCATCAGACACAAACTACTTTAAAAGAAAAGTGACAAAAAAGGACTTTGACGCTGCGGGTTATTTGCAAGGACTAATTGATGCAAAGACCTTGCAGATGATTGAGAATCCTGATATGGATACAGAAACAATGGAAGTTCTTGCAAAAGCAGTTCTAAATAGAAAAATTGTAAAAGGAAACATTGCACTCTCTTATGTTGGTGAGATAAGTAATAGGGATGCATTACCAAGGGCAGCAGATTTCTTGTTGAGGATGGAGGGAATAACAACAACATTTGTATTTGGTATTGTGGGGGATAATATCCACATATCCGCGAGAACTAAGGACTTGAGGGTTGACGTCGGGGATATTTTGAGAAAGGCATTTGATGGTGGAGGACACCAAGCAGCTGCAGCAGCCTATATACCATTAGGTATATTTAAGGCCGTTTCTGATAAAGAATCTCTGAGGAAACTTGTTGAAGAGGCAATAAGAACAAAAATCTTTGAAGTTATGGGTATAAAAGAAGAAGAAAAACAGAAAACATCAGAATAG
- a CDS encoding AMP phosphorylase, whose protein sequence is MLFLKAKLFDLDIGINAVIMNEEDLKGTPYYPQDRVLVETPAGSFVGVLHSTKTLVNKGEIGIFREITKEIPVKDGDEVIIRHAETPLSVAYIRKKMDGQTLKPEEIHTIIDEMVAGKLSNIENTAFVTALYINGMDMKEIEEMTKRMAETGDMIDWEESLVVDVHSIGGVPGNKTALLVVPIVAAAGLTIPKTSSRAITSAAGTADVVEVLTRVDLSLDEIKQVVTTTNGCMVWGGAIDLAPADDITINVERPLSIDPEPLLLSSVMSKKIAAGIKYLVIDIPTGEGAKVKTVDEAASLARKFIELGERVNVHVECAITYGGQPIGRAIGPALEAKEALMALENYKEAPSSLIEKALSLAGMLLEMGGVAPHGRGKSVAEEILASGKALEKMHEIITAQGGEPKSSDEIEVGEYKAEIIAPMDGYVTQISNKLITKVAKEAGAPRDKKAGVYLNVKIGNKVEKGDVLYTIYSSSEERLNAAIKLARRTYPVKVEGMLLKRISRF, encoded by the coding sequence ATGCTGTTCTTAAAAGCGAAATTGTTTGATTTGGACATTGGGATAAATGCAGTTATTATGAATGAGGAAGATTTGAAAGGGACTCCTTACTATCCACAAGATAGAGTGTTGGTTGAGACCCCAGCAGGTTCTTTTGTTGGTGTGTTGCATTCAACAAAAACATTAGTTAATAAGGGGGAAATAGGAATATTTAGAGAAATTACAAAAGAAATTCCTGTTAAAGATGGGGATGAGGTTATAATAAGGCATGCTGAAACTCCACTTTCAGTGGCGTATATAAGAAAGAAGATGGATGGTCAAACATTAAAACCAGAAGAGATACATACAATAATTGATGAGATGGTAGCAGGGAAGTTATCAAACATTGAAAATACAGCATTTGTTACTGCCTTGTATATCAACGGTATGGATATGAAGGAAATTGAAGAAATGACAAAAAGAATGGCAGAAACTGGAGACATGATTGATTGGGAAGAGAGTTTAGTAGTTGATGTGCACAGTATTGGAGGGGTTCCAGGAAATAAAACTGCCCTTTTAGTTGTTCCTATAGTAGCAGCGGCAGGGCTCACGATACCAAAAACATCCTCAAGAGCAATTACATCAGCAGCTGGAACAGCAGACGTTGTTGAAGTTTTGACAAGGGTTGATTTATCATTGGATGAGATAAAGCAGGTAGTAACAACCACAAATGGTTGTATGGTTTGGGGAGGGGCTATTGACTTGGCTCCAGCGGATGATATAACAATAAATGTTGAGAGGCCTTTGTCAATAGATCCTGAGCCATTGCTTTTGTCAAGTGTAATGTCCAAGAAAATTGCTGCTGGTATTAAGTATTTGGTTATAGATATCCCTACAGGTGAGGGGGCAAAGGTAAAAACCGTAGATGAGGCAGCAAGTTTGGCAAGGAAATTTATAGAGTTGGGAGAGAGAGTAAATGTGCATGTTGAATGTGCAATAACTTATGGAGGGCAGCCGATAGGTAGGGCAATAGGTCCTGCATTAGAGGCAAAAGAGGCGTTGATGGCATTGGAGAACTATAAAGAGGCACCTTCAAGTTTGATTGAAAAGGCGTTATCATTGGCAGGGATGCTTTTAGAGATGGGTGGTGTGGCACCACATGGAAGAGGAAAATCTGTTGCAGAGGAAATTTTAGCATCTGGAAAGGCACTGGAGAAGATGCATGAAATAATAACTGCTCAAGGTGGAGAACCAAAGAGTTCTGATGAAATTGAAGTTGGAGAATATAAGGCAGAGATAATAGCACCGATGGATGGTTATGTAACACAAATCTCAAACAAACTTATAACAAAGGTGGCAAAAGAGGCCGGAGCTCCAAGGGATAAAAAGGCAGGAGTATATTTAAATGTTAAAATTGGAAATAAGGTAGAAAAGGGAGATGTCCTCTATACGATATATTCAAGTTCAGAAGAAAGGTTAAATGCAGCAATTAAATTGGCAAGGAGAACATATCCTGTCAAAGTTGAAGGAATGCTGTTGAAGAGAATCAGCAGATTCTAA
- a CDS encoding CBS domain-containing ParB/RepB/Spo0J family partition protein, whose product MVKVSEYMTKKVDCLSPDNTVKDAIRFVKETGHDAFPVVVDGKLVGIVSVHDLVGKDENEKIGNIMTKREDMIVAKPDADIMDIGRLMFRTGFSKLPVVDDENNLVGIITNTDVIRSQIEKTTPEKLNKIVKTYENLGLKTRVERGYVSIDELKPTQSKVHEDELTGRMYELKKGLAEPIIAIKTKKSGYILIDGHHRAVAAYKLGIPKLDAYIIYIDTDKKLGIEKTAESQGLRTLKDIKIIDENNENSINTYTLKPKVNFD is encoded by the coding sequence ATGGTTAAAGTAAGTGAATACATGACAAAAAAGGTGGATTGTCTTTCTCCTGACAATACAGTTAAAGATGCTATAAGATTCGTTAAAGAAACTGGTCACGATGCATTTCCTGTTGTTGTGGATGGTAAATTGGTTGGTATTGTTTCAGTTCATGATTTAGTAGGCAAGGATGAGAATGAGAAGATAGGTAACATCATGACAAAAAGAGAAGACATGATCGTGGCTAAGCCCGATGCAGATATCATGGATATTGGTAGGTTGATGTTTAGGACTGGATTTTCTAAGCTTCCTGTGGTTGATGATGAAAACAACTTAGTTGGAATAATAACAAACACCGATGTCATAAGGTCACAAATAGAGAAGACAACACCTGAGAAATTAAATAAAATTGTAAAGACGTATGAAAATTTAGGGCTAAAAACAAGAGTTGAGAGGGGCTATGTTTCAATAGATGAACTTAAACCTACACAATCAAAGGTTCATGAGGATGAATTAACTGGGAGAATGTATGAATTAAAGAAAGGTCTTGCAGAACCAATAATTGCCATAAAAACAAAGAAAAGTGGGTATATTTTAATTGATGGACACCATAGGGCAGTGGCTGCATATAAATTAGGCATACCAAAGTTAGATGCCTACATAATTTACATAGACACAGATAAAAAATTGGGTATAGAAAAAACAGCTGAGAGTCAAGGGCTGAGGACACTTAAAGATATAAAAATTATCGATGAGAATAACGAAAACTCCATAAATACTTATACCTTAAAGCCAAAGGTAAATTTTGATTAA